A single region of the Salipaludibacillus sp. LMS25 genome encodes:
- a CDS encoding aldo/keto reductase family oxidoreductase, translating to MRKVTLGRSGIEAGDISLGCMRMDGLSLEKATEVIETSFASGIDLFDHADIYGGGKSEEVFAQALKASSVQRDEIILQSKCGIREGLFDFSTNHIMTSVGKSLKRLQTDYLDILLLHRPDVLMEPEEVAEAFSELKKSGKVRYFGVSNHHPLQIELLKKHLTEELIINQLQLSLVHTPMIDAGLNVNMLNEAAVVRDSHLLEYSRLHHMTIQAWSPFQHGMIEGVFIGNPDYPEVNAKLEELAEKKGVTSSALAIAWILRYPGRIQPVIGSMNPERIQQICQASDITLSREEWYDLYRSAGNKLP from the coding sequence ATGCGTAAAGTGACATTAGGTAGAAGTGGTATAGAGGCGGGGGATATTTCCCTCGGGTGCATGCGGATGGATGGGTTATCGTTAGAAAAGGCGACGGAAGTGATTGAGACGTCGTTTGCCTCAGGAATTGATTTATTTGACCATGCTGATATTTATGGTGGAGGGAAATCGGAAGAAGTGTTCGCTCAAGCCTTAAAGGCGTCCTCTGTTCAGCGTGATGAGATTATTCTTCAATCAAAATGTGGTATTCGAGAGGGCTTATTTGATTTCTCGACAAATCATATAATGACGTCTGTTGGAAAGAGTTTAAAGCGCTTGCAAACAGATTATCTTGATATTTTGCTCCTTCATCGTCCCGATGTTTTAATGGAGCCAGAAGAAGTAGCGGAAGCTTTTAGTGAGCTTAAAAAAAGCGGGAAGGTGCGCTATTTTGGTGTGAGTAATCACCATCCGCTGCAAATTGAATTACTTAAAAAGCATCTTACAGAAGAGTTAATTATTAATCAGCTTCAACTCAGTCTTGTCCATACACCTATGATTGATGCGGGATTAAATGTGAATATGCTTAACGAGGCAGCGGTAGTTAGGGATAGCCATCTGCTGGAATATAGCCGCCTTCACCATATGACAATACAAGCATGGTCCCCGTTCCAGCATGGGATGATTGAAGGTGTCTTTATTGGAAATCCAGATTACCCAGAAGTGAATGCTAAATTGGAGGAATTGGCTGAAAAGAAAGGGGTCACCTCCTCGGCACTAGCTATTGCCTGGATTTTGCGGTATCCAGGGCGCATACAACCTGTAATTGGATCAATGAATCCTGAGAGAATTCAGCAAATTTGCCAAGCATCAGATATCACGCTGTCTCGTGAAGAGTGGTATGACTTGTATCGCTCCGCAGGAAACAAGCTGCCATAG